In Rhodamnia argentea isolate NSW1041297 chromosome 4, ASM2092103v1, whole genome shotgun sequence, the following proteins share a genomic window:
- the LOC125314727 gene encoding cytosolic sulfotransferase 12-like: MQASQSPPPDHLRYLRDDDMPQAFKDLLPSLPLEEDWVGNSLYLYQGFWFPSWLLNGIFNCQNHFQAHPSDILLVTNPKSGTTWLKAILFALLNRTKYSNSDSQRRHPLLTQNSHELVPYLEHKLYIEQENPDLSALASPRLFATHLPYSSLPQLVSDSKCKLVYLGRNPKDTFVSMWHFFNKLRPEEKGQILIQECLDKFCRGVTPYGPYWDHVLGYYKASLEKPEKVLFVTYEQMKLEPHAHVRRLADFVGCPFSEEELRDGTVEGILRMCSFDNLRALEVNKSGKLWDGVDSKWFFRRGEVGDWVNYMSAEMGERIDGVMDEKLHGSGLKL, encoded by the coding sequence atgcaAGCCTCTCAATCTCCTCCCCCAGACCATTTAAGGTACTTGCGAGACGACGACATGCCGCAAGCATTCAAGGATTTGCTCCCCTCTCTCCCTTTAGAAGAAGACTGGGTCGGCAACTCTCTCTACTTGTACCAAGGCTTCTGGTTCCCCTCTTGGCTGTTGAATGGCATCTTCAATTGCCAAAACCACTTCCAAGCTCACCCCTCTGACATCCTCCTCGTCACCAACCCGAAATCCGGCACCACCTGGCTAAAGGCCATCCTCTTCGCTCTTTTGAACCGTACCAAGTACTCCAACTCCGACTCACAACGACGCCATCCTCTCCTAACCCAAAACTCCCACGAGCTCGTGCCCTACTTGGAGCACAAGCTCTATATCGAGCAAGAAAATCCCGATCTCTCTGCTTTAGCATCCCCGAGGCTCTTCGCCACCCACTTGCCTTATTCCTCACTTCCCCAGTTGGTGAGCGACTCCAAGTGCAAGCTGGTTTACCTGGGTCGGAACCCTAAGGACACCTTCGTCTCAATGTGGCACTTCTTCAACAAGCTGAGGCCGGAAGAGAAGGGGCAGATTCTGATCCAGGAGTGCCTCGACAAGTTTTGTCGAGGGGTGACCCCTTATGGGCCTTACTGGGATCATGTGCTGGGTTATTACAAAGCGAGCTTGGAGAAGCCAGAGAAGGTATTGTTCGTGACGTACGAACAGATGAAATTGGAACCGCATGCTCATGTGAGGAGGTTGGCCGATTTCGTGGGGTGTCCATTCAGCGAAGAAGAACTGAGAGACGGGACGGTAGAGGGTATACTGAGGATGTGTAGCTTCGACAATTTGAGAGCATTGGAGGTGAATAAGAGCGGGAAGCTGTGGGATGGAGTCGACAGCAAGTGGTTCTTCAGGAGAGGCGAGGTTGGAGATTGGGTGAATTACATGAGTGCTGAGATGGGGGAGAGAATTGATGGTGTCATGGACGAGAAGTTGCATGGGTCTggtttgaagctttga